The following nucleotide sequence is from Acidobacteriota bacterium.
CGGTGAGAGAGGAAAAGCGGCGCGGAGGAACCAGCTCCTCGGAGGCCTCCGAGGACGATTCGGGCCTCCCGGCGGGCTTCCAGCGGCTGCGGCAGGTGCGCTCCGAGATCCCGGCGGTAACCCATGTCGACGGCTCGGCGAGGGTGCAAACCGTCGACCACCGGCGCAACCCGCGCTTCTACCGCCTGCTCCAAGCCTTCGAAGAGCAGACCGGCTGTCCGGTATTGATCAACACCAGCTTCAACGTCCGCGGCGAGCCCATCGTGGCCACCCCGGAGGATGCGTACCGCTGCTTCATGGCCACCGACATGGATGTCCTGGTGCTGGGAGGATATGTGCTGCGCAAGGAAGAGCAACCCGCCGCCGCCGCCGTGGACCGCCGGCAGCACCTGTCCCAATTCGCCCTGGACTGATCCTCTCCGAACCGACTCCATCCGCACCGAGACTCATGCCCCTGATCCCCATCGAACGCGATCCTCAACCGAGGCAGCTCTGGGTCTTCAGCCTTCTCTGGCTGCTCTTCCTGGGCGCCCTGGGAGCCGGGCTCCTGCACCGCGGAACGCCCTGGGGATGGGTGCTGGGAATCTGGAGCACCGCCGCCCTCATGCCCCTGGCGACGCTGCTCTACCGCCCC
It contains:
- a CDS encoding carbamoyltransferase C-terminal domain-containing protein, which translates into the protein VREEKRRGGTSSSEASEDDSGLPAGFQRLRQVRSEIPAVTHVDGSARVQTVDHRRNPRFYRLLQAFEEQTGCPVLINTSFNVRGEPIVATPEDAYRCFMATDMDVLVLGGYVLRKEEQPAAAAVDRRQHLSQFALD